From Oceaniferula marina, a single genomic window includes:
- the polX gene encoding DNA polymerase/3'-5' exonuclease PolX: MANTPEELAQVLEEIALLLEIKGENPFKIRAYRNGAESVRQFDGDIVSLAKRNELKGIKGIGSALQDKLHELASTGQLAFLTELKAEFPPGLFDLFGLQGLGPKKIRALYDKLSIDSITKLKQACTDGSVAGLPGFGKKSVEKLLEAIELKEQFADFYRLGEVAPLAETIKHTLQQHPDSLRVEIAGSYRRGKEVLHDLDFLVATSQPAALTRFFTELPEVTSIIACGDTKASVRLENGLQCDLRAVSNEQFPFALQYFTGSKEHNVALRSRALQYGWSLNEYGFTPKNKTTPAPPAARDESQIYRILELERIPPELRENKGEIEAADAGSLPRLVELDNLRGTFHNHTTESDGRNSLEEMAEAARDLGLQYLGIADHSKGQFQANGLYPDRLLRQLDHIKSLNQQWDDFKIFAGTEVDILKDGSLDFTDGLLEQLDYCVASIHNSTQLSEKEMTARIIAAMENPHVTMIGHLTGRLLLQRKSYALNIDKVIDCAAKTGTIIELNCNPRRLDMDWRHWHKARDKGVITSINPDAHHTDHLQYLAFGVKVARKGWLRREDVLNTKSLDEISTWLAKPKGQR, translated from the coding sequence ATGGCAAACACCCCCGAAGAACTCGCTCAGGTTCTGGAAGAAATCGCCCTATTGCTCGAAATCAAGGGTGAGAACCCCTTCAAAATCAGAGCCTACAGAAACGGGGCAGAAAGCGTGCGCCAGTTCGATGGAGATATCGTCTCACTGGCTAAGCGCAACGAATTAAAGGGGATCAAAGGGATTGGCTCAGCCCTGCAAGACAAGCTACATGAGCTGGCTAGCACCGGACAGCTTGCGTTTCTGACCGAGCTCAAAGCTGAGTTTCCTCCAGGTTTATTTGATCTCTTTGGTTTACAAGGGCTCGGGCCAAAAAAAATTCGAGCACTCTACGATAAACTCAGCATCGACTCCATCACCAAGCTCAAACAAGCCTGCACCGATGGCAGCGTGGCTGGCCTCCCCGGCTTTGGAAAAAAATCTGTAGAGAAACTACTCGAAGCCATCGAGCTAAAAGAACAATTCGCCGACTTTTACAGGCTCGGAGAGGTGGCCCCCCTCGCCGAAACCATCAAACACACCCTACAACAACACCCGGACTCCCTGAGAGTCGAAATTGCTGGCTCCTACCGTAGAGGCAAAGAGGTCCTACACGACCTCGACTTCCTCGTCGCAACCTCACAGCCAGCAGCCTTAACCCGTTTTTTTACCGAGCTTCCTGAAGTCACATCCATCATTGCCTGTGGCGACACAAAAGCCTCGGTTCGACTCGAAAACGGCTTGCAGTGTGATCTCAGAGCCGTCTCTAACGAGCAGTTCCCCTTTGCCCTCCAGTATTTCACCGGGAGCAAGGAACACAATGTCGCACTTCGCTCGAGGGCACTTCAATATGGATGGTCACTGAACGAATATGGTTTTACGCCAAAAAATAAAACCACCCCCGCGCCGCCGGCTGCCAGAGACGAAAGCCAAATCTATCGGATACTCGAACTTGAGCGCATCCCTCCGGAGTTACGAGAAAACAAAGGAGAAATCGAAGCCGCCGACGCAGGAAGCCTACCTCGTCTGGTCGAACTGGACAACCTGAGGGGGACGTTCCACAACCACACCACCGAATCTGACGGACGCAACTCCTTGGAAGAAATGGCAGAGGCAGCCCGGGACCTCGGACTGCAATACCTCGGCATTGCGGACCACTCCAAAGGCCAGTTTCAAGCGAACGGACTTTATCCTGATCGCTTACTCCGGCAGCTGGACCATATCAAGTCCCTCAATCAACAGTGGGATGATTTCAAAATCTTCGCCGGCACCGAGGTCGACATTCTCAAAGATGGTAGCCTCGACTTTACTGACGGTTTATTAGAACAACTCGATTACTGCGTGGCCTCCATCCACAACTCCACTCAACTGAGTGAAAAAGAAATGACAGCCCGGATCATTGCTGCGATGGAAAACCCGCACGTCACGATGATTGGTCACCTTACCGGGAGGCTACTGCTTCAGAGAAAAAGCTACGCCCTCAACATCGACAAGGTAATCGATTGTGCGGCAAAAACCGGAACCATCATCGAGCTCAATTGTAATCCAAGACGGCTCGACATGGATTGGCGTCACTGGCACAAAGCCAGAGATAAAGGTGTAATCACTTCGATTAATCCAGACGCCCACCACACAGACCACCTCCAGTACTTGGCTTTTGGCGTGAAAGTAGCCCGTAAGGGGTGGCTACGGCGCGAAGATGTGCTCAATACCAAAAGCCTTGATGAGATAAGCACTTGGCTCGCCAAGCCAAAAGGGCAACGCTAA
- the ypfJ gene encoding KPN_02809 family neutral zinc metallopeptidase, whose protein sequence is MRWKGRKQSSHVEDRRGQPPQRGSGGNAALGALLFGLFRKGNRKTKILLILGGVVACFMFNINPVNLLMSPTGQPASLSSSPADPEMKAYLATMKSDNEIVWSKILAAHGKSYRPANMVIYTGRTQTAGGTADARMGPFYMPADETIYIDPSFFQEMRDKFGATGDFAQAYVVAHEVGHHIQHLLNLTDKVHSQRGKISESEYNKLSVRLELQADFLAGVFAHHADEQFQFLEHGDIDEAIRCAEAIGDDRLQKMTRGEIQPDLFTHGTSAQRKRWFMKGYKSGQLSEGDTFTIPYDQL, encoded by the coding sequence ATGCGCTGGAAAGGACGAAAACAAAGCTCCCACGTCGAAGACCGGCGTGGTCAACCACCTCAGCGGGGATCCGGAGGTAATGCGGCTCTTGGAGCCCTCCTTTTTGGACTCTTTCGCAAAGGCAATAGGAAAACAAAAATCCTCCTGATTCTCGGAGGAGTCGTTGCATGCTTCATGTTTAACATCAACCCGGTAAACCTCTTAATGTCGCCTACAGGGCAACCGGCAAGCCTGTCGTCCTCACCTGCCGACCCCGAAATGAAGGCCTATCTGGCCACCATGAAATCCGACAATGAAATTGTTTGGTCGAAAATTCTCGCAGCGCACGGTAAATCCTATCGCCCGGCCAACATGGTCATCTATACCGGTAGAACCCAAACCGCTGGAGGAACAGCCGATGCCCGGATGGGGCCATTTTACATGCCTGCCGACGAGACCATTTACATCGACCCTTCGTTTTTCCAAGAAATGCGTGACAAATTCGGTGCCACGGGTGATTTCGCTCAAGCCTATGTCGTCGCACACGAAGTGGGCCACCATATTCAGCATCTGCTGAACCTCACTGACAAGGTACACAGCCAAAGAGGCAAAATTTCAGAATCGGAATACAACAAACTGTCCGTGCGGCTTGAACTGCAGGCCGATTTTCTTGCCGGAGTCTTTGCTCACCATGCTGATGAACAATTTCAATTTCTTGAACATGGTGATATCGATGAAGCGATTCGGTGCGCTGAAGCCATAGGTGATGACCGACTGCAAAAAATGACACGTGGAGAGATTCAACCTGATCTTTTTACCCACGGCACCTCGGCCCAACGTAAGCGTTGGTTTATGAAAGGATATAAAAGTGGCCAACTGAGTGAGGGAGATACCTTTACCATCCCTTATGACCAGTTGTAG
- a CDS encoding DUF4172 domain-containing protein has translation MMWNWQQKDWPHFTFDRKALEGLETQFLRNAGESLGAFKHVSEEDKNLLKVELISEEALKTSKIEGEILDRDSLQSSIGRQFGIQTDHRRIPPTEQGVAAMMVNLYKSFDNPLTHETLWQWHSMLMNGRRDIRTIGGYRDHDEPMQIVSGAMYEPTVHFEAPPSSRMDAEMKAFIEFFEQSKEGGKQALPALTRAGITHLYFVSIHPFEDGNGRIGRAVAEKSLAQSLGQPTLIALAYTIERNRKAYYEKLELHNKDNDITGWLVYFAETILEAQLNSQKRIEFIIEKTKLYDHLRGKLNERQEKVLERMFREGIDGFKGGLSAENYISITGAPRTTVTRDLNDLVAKGALIKTGQLKYTRYYLNISDQEKA, from the coding sequence ATCATGTGGAACTGGCAGCAAAAAGATTGGCCTCATTTTACCTTCGACCGCAAGGCCTTGGAAGGCTTGGAGACACAATTTCTCCGCAACGCAGGCGAAAGCCTCGGAGCTTTTAAGCACGTCTCGGAGGAAGACAAGAACTTGCTCAAGGTCGAGCTAATCAGTGAGGAGGCACTCAAAACCTCGAAAATTGAGGGCGAGATTCTGGATCGGGACAGCTTGCAATCGTCCATCGGCAGGCAGTTCGGCATCCAGACCGACCACCGCCGCATTCCCCCGACGGAGCAAGGCGTCGCCGCCATGATGGTCAATCTCTACAAGAGTTTCGACAACCCACTGACCCACGAGACATTGTGGCAGTGGCACAGCATGTTGATGAATGGTCGTCGCGATATTCGCACGATTGGGGGCTACCGGGATCATGATGAACCGATGCAGATCGTTTCTGGTGCCATGTATGAACCAACGGTGCATTTTGAAGCCCCTCCCTCATCCCGCATGGACGCGGAAATGAAGGCCTTCATCGAGTTTTTCGAGCAGAGCAAGGAAGGTGGCAAGCAAGCCTTGCCAGCCCTAACCCGTGCAGGCATTACCCATTTGTATTTTGTTTCCATCCACCCCTTTGAAGACGGCAACGGGCGGATTGGCCGAGCCGTCGCGGAGAAGTCACTTGCCCAAAGTCTCGGACAGCCGACCCTGATCGCGCTCGCTTACACCATCGAACGCAACAGGAAGGCTTACTATGAAAAGCTGGAACTCCACAATAAAGATAACGACATCACCGGATGGCTCGTCTATTTTGCTGAAACCATTCTGGAAGCCCAACTCAATTCCCAGAAACGCATCGAGTTTATTATCGAGAAAACAAAGCTCTACGACCACTTGCGCGGCAAGCTGAACGAGCGTCAGGAAAAGGTTCTGGAGCGTATGTTCCGCGAAGGCATCGACGGCTTCAAAGGCGGACTCAGCGCCGAAAATTATATTTCCATCACAGGCGCACCGCGAACCACCGTCACTCGCGATCTCAACGATCTTGTAGCCAAGGGTGCATTGATCAAAACTGGTCAACTCAAATACACCCGCTACTACCTCAACATCTCAGATCAGGAAAAAGCCTGA
- a CDS encoding alkaline phosphatase D family protein yields the protein MIIGLDFEQAGRLGLSRQKGYAFFSAVFFFCLLGILATPLVAQHDAGRNAVRFLAEGKYDQALREVNRKKPKRMNSDLDRAERQFVLAMHASKQKKVSEALEHAKQAVEWGLPFERLLAGPRDILSPLYDSESFKEWKAKHTYSEILHGPMLGDVTGDSAKIWLRTVDEEEIRVELTQDGSAQSVMSLPVRSRAEADYTAVVQLKGLSPSTRYRYRLYLGEKKSAVSGEFKTQVAGRSKGKQRIVFGGGAGYTEKYERMWHTIKDQEADAMLLLGDNVYIDHPEYKETQQYCYYRRHARAEWKSLVSGVPVYSIYDDHDFGTDDCVAGPLVDRPSWKKPVWNTFSHNWNNPSYGGGREQPGCWYDFHLGDVHFVMLDCRYYRDLKGKSMIGPAQKKWLFERLKKNKGQSSFTVLVSSVPWSFGTKHSSKDTWDGFPEEREEIFSFVEDQRLDGVFLISADRHRTDLWRTPRESGYRFYELQSSRLTNVHVHPLIQSSEPSEMIYGFNKTCSFGQLDIDTTAENPSVVFSIYDIDGRCHYSHKVLRSELTHGSKQE from the coding sequence ATGATCATTGGATTGGATTTCGAACAGGCTGGTCGGTTGGGTCTTAGCAGGCAGAAGGGATATGCTTTTTTTTCTGCAGTCTTTTTCTTCTGTTTGCTGGGGATCTTGGCAACGCCACTGGTTGCTCAGCACGATGCCGGACGTAATGCCGTTCGTTTTTTAGCTGAGGGAAAATACGATCAGGCACTTAGAGAGGTGAACCGTAAAAAGCCCAAGCGCATGAATAGCGATTTGGATCGGGCCGAGCGACAATTTGTGTTAGCCATGCACGCCAGTAAGCAAAAGAAGGTGTCCGAGGCTCTTGAGCATGCAAAGCAAGCGGTTGAATGGGGCCTGCCGTTTGAGCGCTTGCTTGCTGGCCCTCGTGATATTTTATCTCCCTTGTATGATTCGGAGAGTTTTAAAGAATGGAAGGCGAAGCATACGTATTCAGAGATTCTGCATGGGCCCATGCTTGGTGATGTTACGGGAGATTCAGCGAAAATTTGGTTGAGGACCGTTGATGAGGAAGAGATTCGAGTCGAACTGACACAAGATGGCAGCGCTCAGTCGGTGATGTCCTTGCCGGTGAGAAGCCGGGCCGAAGCGGATTATACAGCGGTCGTTCAGCTGAAGGGCTTATCCCCATCGACGCGCTACCGTTATCGTCTTTATCTTGGAGAAAAGAAGAGTGCGGTTTCTGGAGAGTTCAAGACCCAGGTGGCGGGGCGGTCAAAGGGGAAGCAGCGCATTGTCTTTGGTGGAGGGGCTGGATACACGGAAAAGTATGAGCGGATGTGGCATACGATTAAGGATCAGGAAGCTGATGCCATGCTGTTGCTCGGAGATAACGTTTATATTGACCATCCCGAATATAAGGAGACCCAGCAGTATTGTTATTACAGGCGTCATGCCAGAGCTGAGTGGAAGTCGCTGGTGTCAGGAGTTCCTGTTTACAGCATTTATGATGACCACGACTTCGGAACAGACGATTGCGTTGCTGGTCCGTTGGTTGACCGTCCTTCGTGGAAGAAACCTGTGTGGAATACGTTTTCTCACAATTGGAATAACCCATCATATGGAGGAGGTCGGGAGCAACCGGGGTGTTGGTACGATTTTCACCTTGGTGACGTCCATTTTGTCATGCTGGATTGCCGGTATTATCGGGACTTGAAGGGGAAAAGCATGATCGGGCCGGCTCAGAAAAAGTGGTTGTTTGAGCGCTTGAAAAAAAATAAGGGCCAATCTTCCTTTACGGTGCTGGTCTCATCCGTGCCATGGTCGTTCGGGACGAAGCATTCGTCCAAAGATACGTGGGATGGGTTTCCGGAGGAAAGGGAGGAAATCTTTTCTTTTGTCGAAGACCAGCGTCTCGATGGTGTGTTTTTGATATCAGCAGATCGGCACAGGACGGATCTGTGGAGGACCCCCAGGGAAAGCGGATACCGATTTTACGAGCTTCAAAGTTCAAGGCTGACCAATGTGCATGTGCATCCGCTGATTCAGTCTTCTGAACCATCGGAAATGATTTACGGGTTCAACAAAACTTGCTCATTTGGGCAGCTCGACATCGATACCACAGCGGAAAACCCGTCTGTTGTTTTTTCAATCTATGATATTGATGGAAGATGTCATTACTCTCACAAGGTGTTACGCAGTGAATTGACACACGGAAGCAAGCAAGAGTGA
- the chrA gene encoding chromate efflux transporter codes for MLKNTVYDPAMQRGALECFWTSLKLGLTSFGGPVAHLGYFHEVYVKREKWLSDERYAELVSLTQFLPGPGSSQLGAAIGYERAGWLGSLGSWLGFTLPSALLMIGFAIGMSSVQEWLGLGWLHGLKIAAIAVVVVALFGMQQKLCTGKKEAVFAIGALLVLMFTKQAWVQPVVILIGGLVGAFVFHDRAAKECGESLEKRSFKARWWHSVVPATLLMVVLMAVPAMFPESRDAMALGGLMHAGALVFGGGHVVLPLLETSTVDAGLMPKYEFLAGYGAAQAVPGPMFTFCAFLGAVMGLFGNPWLGGLAGLVAVFLPGMVLLGGGLPVWDRMKHFSWARAGVRGANATVVGVLGAALAAMFFGGSVSSIWDVLAIVLLVLALHFRWLPVWALVVLAAVIGAFGL; via the coding sequence ATGTTAAAAAATACGGTGTATGATCCGGCCATGCAGCGTGGAGCACTGGAATGTTTTTGGACTTCGTTGAAGCTGGGGCTTACCTCCTTTGGTGGGCCGGTCGCCCACTTGGGGTATTTCCATGAAGTGTATGTCAAGCGGGAGAAGTGGCTTAGTGACGAGCGCTATGCGGAATTGGTGTCGTTGACTCAGTTTCTTCCCGGGCCGGGAAGCAGCCAGTTGGGAGCTGCGATTGGTTACGAACGCGCCGGCTGGTTGGGCTCACTTGGAAGCTGGCTGGGCTTCACTTTGCCCTCGGCTCTACTGATGATTGGCTTTGCCATTGGGATGAGTAGCGTGCAGGAATGGTTGGGTTTGGGGTGGTTGCATGGCTTGAAAATTGCCGCCATTGCAGTGGTTGTGGTGGCTTTGTTTGGTATGCAGCAGAAGCTATGTACCGGCAAAAAAGAGGCAGTTTTTGCGATTGGTGCACTTTTGGTTTTGATGTTCACCAAACAGGCCTGGGTTCAGCCAGTGGTGATTCTGATTGGTGGGCTGGTCGGAGCTTTTGTGTTCCATGACCGTGCGGCCAAAGAGTGTGGGGAGAGCTTGGAAAAGAGAAGCTTCAAGGCGCGCTGGTGGCATAGTGTTGTTCCCGCCACATTGCTCATGGTGGTTTTGATGGCTGTGCCTGCCATGTTCCCGGAGAGTCGGGATGCCATGGCACTGGGTGGGTTGATGCATGCGGGGGCCTTGGTCTTTGGCGGGGGGCATGTGGTCCTGCCTTTGCTCGAAACCTCGACGGTGGATGCCGGGTTGATGCCCAAGTATGAATTCTTGGCCGGTTATGGTGCGGCTCAGGCAGTGCCGGGGCCGATGTTTACCTTCTGTGCTTTTCTCGGGGCCGTGATGGGCTTGTTTGGTAACCCATGGCTTGGGGGACTTGCGGGCTTGGTTGCTGTCTTTTTACCAGGGATGGTATTACTTGGTGGAGGTCTGCCAGTATGGGACCGAATGAAGCATTTTTCCTGGGCCAGGGCTGGTGTGCGCGGGGCGAATGCCACGGTGGTTGGCGTGCTTGGAGCTGCTCTGGCGGCGATGTTTTTTGGTGGTAGCGTGTCCAGCATTTGGGACGTTCTGGCTATTGTGCTCCTTGTTCTCGCTTTGCATTTCAGGTGGCTCCCGGTTTGGGCGCTGGTGGTATTGGCTGCGGTGATCGGGGCCTTTGGCCTGTAG
- a CDS encoding hydroxypyruvate isomerase family protein → MIHHSVSRWCFASTPIDQLCHRCQQLGISGIDLLTLEEIPEVQQLGLACSITAAHPDQDGIGTIEKGFNQPAYHPALRRIYQQLIPAAAELGVKQVICFSGNRDGLGDEEGLANCAKGLAPMVELAAQHQVTLVMELLNSKVDHPDYQCDRTSWGASLCERLNSPSFKLLYDIYHMQIMEGDIIRTIRENHQHIAHYHTAGVPGRHEFDATQELNYPAITRAIADTGFHGFIGQEYVPSTDDPFTFLAKAIQYCSPE, encoded by the coding sequence ATGATCCATCACTCTGTTTCCCGCTGGTGCTTTGCATCCACTCCAATCGACCAACTCTGCCACCGATGCCAACAACTCGGGATCTCAGGCATCGACTTACTTACACTGGAAGAGATACCCGAAGTCCAGCAACTCGGACTAGCCTGCTCCATCACTGCAGCCCACCCGGATCAGGACGGTATCGGAACCATTGAAAAAGGGTTTAACCAACCCGCTTACCACCCGGCACTGCGCCGGATCTATCAACAACTGATCCCTGCAGCTGCAGAGCTCGGGGTGAAACAAGTGATTTGCTTCTCCGGCAACCGGGATGGTCTCGGCGACGAAGAAGGGCTCGCGAACTGCGCCAAAGGCCTCGCCCCGATGGTTGAACTCGCAGCACAACACCAAGTCACCCTAGTCATGGAACTGCTCAATTCCAAGGTGGACCACCCTGACTACCAGTGCGATCGGACAAGCTGGGGAGCCTCACTCTGCGAACGCCTCAACTCCCCCTCTTTTAAACTTCTCTATGACATCTACCACATGCAGATCATGGAAGGAGACATCATTCGCACGATCCGGGAAAACCACCAGCATATCGCGCACTACCACACGGCCGGAGTTCCTGGACGCCATGAGTTCGACGCCACCCAGGAGCTCAACTATCCCGCCATCACCCGGGCCATTGCCGACACAGGTTTCCATGGCTTCATCGGCCAGGAATATGTCCCCAGCACCGATGACCCCTTTACCTTTCTAGCCAAGGCTATCCAATACTGCTCTCCTGAATAG
- a CDS encoding type IV pilus twitching motility protein PilT — MAALDPLLQYLVQSGGSDLHISEGEYPKVRVHGSINVIPDQELLTHDHIRNLLQSICDPKAYELYMKTGDLDFAYSMDEQSRFRCNYLKQKNGLAAVFRLIPTEIASLEDLNIPAVVKEFGHMRSGLVLVTGPTGSGKSTTLAALIDYINSNYNRHIITIEEPIEFVHSNKKSIITQREVPIQTPSFADGLRATLREDADIVLVGEMRDLETISLALTAAETGLLVFGTLHTNNARKTVDRIVDVFPADQQSQVRTMLAASLRGVVAQLLMKRCDKPGRCAVNEIMFANTAVSAIIREGATQKLYDVIIGGKAEGMQFMDEAIWDKLQAGMVTPQEAYMKAIDKTRFKKFLPQELAHLGDASGESPLEH, encoded by the coding sequence ATGGCCGCCCTTGATCCATTACTGCAATACCTCGTTCAATCCGGAGGTTCCGACCTCCACATCAGCGAAGGCGAGTATCCGAAAGTCCGGGTTCACGGTTCGATCAATGTCATTCCTGACCAGGAACTTCTGACTCACGATCACATCCGCAATCTCCTGCAAAGCATCTGCGACCCGAAAGCCTACGAACTCTACATGAAAACCGGCGACCTCGACTTCGCCTATTCCATGGACGAGCAATCCCGCTTCCGCTGCAATTACCTTAAACAAAAAAACGGCCTGGCCGCTGTCTTCCGACTGATCCCAACGGAAATCGCCTCGCTGGAAGACCTCAACATCCCAGCTGTGGTCAAGGAGTTCGGCCACATGCGATCCGGCTTGGTTCTGGTCACCGGCCCCACGGGATCAGGAAAGTCAACCACACTTGCCGCCCTGATCGATTACATCAACAGCAACTACAACCGCCACATCATCACCATTGAGGAACCAATCGAGTTTGTTCACAGCAATAAAAAATCGATCATTACCCAGCGGGAAGTCCCGATCCAAACCCCATCGTTTGCCGATGGGCTCAGGGCCACCTTGAGGGAGGATGCCGATATTGTGCTCGTGGGTGAGATGCGTGACCTCGAAACCATCTCACTTGCACTGACTGCGGCCGAAACCGGCCTGCTCGTCTTCGGCACGCTGCACACCAACAACGCCCGTAAAACCGTCGACCGGATTGTCGACGTGTTCCCAGCCGACCAACAATCCCAGGTCCGAACCATGCTGGCAGCCTCGCTGCGTGGTGTGGTAGCCCAGCTATTGATGAAACGCTGCGACAAACCAGGTCGCTGTGCGGTGAACGAAATCATGTTCGCCAACACCGCGGTTTCCGCCATTATCCGGGAAGGAGCCACCCAAAAACTCTACGACGTCATCATCGGTGGTAAAGCCGAAGGCATGCAGTTCATGGATGAGGCAATCTGGGACAAACTCCAGGCCGGAATGGTCACCCCGCAAGAAGCCTACATGAAAGCGATCGATAAAACCCGCTTCAAAAAATTCTTACCTCAAGAACTCGCCCACCTCGGCGACGCTTCGGGTGAAAGCCCGCTCGAGCATTAA
- a CDS encoding type IV pilus twitching motility protein PilT encodes MSDIPVYDHVDQYLQVGIEYQCSDIHLPTAYPPAWRRFGQLQPIWEGAAHLTPENTEQLTRSFLGEAEWNRLQDKGDVDFAYQNAQGRFRASVVKQRLGYDICFRIIDTEVRTMEQLGLPVESLLPLTRYQNGLLLVTGSVGSGKSTTLASIADFINGDRQDHILTLEDPIEYILESKSCHVNQREVHTHTESFPKALRGALREDPDIIVVGEMRDLETISLALTAAETGHLVLATLHTGNAPRTLDRILDVFPPDQRDQIRIMVSESLRGIISQQLVPRLDGNGRELALELLVNTPAVANCIREGKTFMLPGIMQTGKNVGMITMDDSLRNLYVKGLISQEEAMFRSEDKGQMRQFFAL; translated from the coding sequence ATGTCTGACATCCCGGTTTACGACCACGTTGATCAATACCTCCAAGTGGGGATTGAATACCAGTGCTCTGATATCCACCTTCCTACCGCCTACCCTCCGGCATGGCGGCGCTTCGGCCAACTTCAGCCGATTTGGGAAGGTGCCGCCCACCTTACCCCAGAAAATACCGAACAACTCACCCGATCATTCCTGGGCGAAGCCGAGTGGAATCGGCTCCAGGACAAGGGCGATGTCGATTTTGCTTACCAAAACGCCCAGGGGCGTTTCCGGGCATCCGTTGTCAAACAACGGCTCGGCTACGACATCTGCTTCCGTATCATTGATACCGAAGTGCGCACTATGGAGCAACTCGGATTACCCGTTGAGTCCCTGCTTCCGCTGACCCGTTACCAAAACGGCCTGCTACTGGTCACCGGATCCGTCGGCTCCGGAAAATCCACAACGCTCGCCTCCATCGCCGACTTCATCAACGGCGACCGTCAGGACCATATCCTGACCCTGGAGGACCCGATTGAGTACATCCTCGAATCGAAAAGTTGCCACGTCAACCAACGCGAAGTGCACACGCATACCGAATCCTTCCCCAAAGCCCTGCGTGGAGCCCTGCGGGAAGACCCCGACATCATCGTTGTGGGGGAAATGCGCGACCTCGAAACGATCTCGCTCGCACTGACCGCTGCTGAAACCGGGCACTTGGTGCTGGCGACCCTGCACACAGGAAACGCCCCCCGAACCCTGGACCGAATCCTCGACGTCTTCCCCCCGGACCAGCGGGACCAAATCCGCATCATGGTCTCGGAGTCCCTGCGAGGCATCATCTCTCAACAACTCGTCCCCAGACTCGACGGCAATGGCCGGGAACTCGCTCTGGAACTACTGGTGAACACCCCGGCCGTAGCCAACTGTATTCGAGAAGGAAAAACCTTCATGCTGCCAGGCATCATGCAGACCGGTAAAAATGTCGGCATGATCACCATGGACGACTCACTTCGTAACCTCTACGTCAAAGGCCTCATCTCTCAAGAAGAAGCCATGTTCCGCTCTGAAGACAAGGGCCAGATGCGCCAATTTTTTGCCCTCTAA
- a CDS encoding ion transporter: MPDQHSNSDPERENPHHSSHRGNFKQRLWEIIFEAETPAGRVFDIALLWFIGASVIVVMLESIPEFSKKYHDFLIFAEWTFTIAFTLEYLLRIWLVRRPWKYIFSFYGVVDLLSCVPGYVYLISGANSHFAVIRTLRLLRMFRVLKMVGHVRGADVILRGLAASRAKITVFFTAVLIFAILAGTVMYVVESGKEGSQFTSIPISIYYAIVSITTVGYGDVVACSALGKLITALMVLTGYAIIAVPTGIVAGDMVREAMYKDETTDACPGCGVHGHLRDAIYCRKCGEHLDA, translated from the coding sequence GTGCCTGATCAACATTCCAACTCCGACCCGGAACGCGAAAACCCCCACCATTCGTCCCACCGTGGAAACTTCAAACAGCGCCTTTGGGAAATCATCTTCGAAGCGGAAACCCCGGCGGGACGAGTGTTCGACATCGCCCTACTCTGGTTCATCGGAGCCAGCGTGATTGTCGTGATGCTCGAAAGCATCCCGGAATTCAGCAAAAAATACCATGACTTCCTGATTTTTGCCGAGTGGACTTTCACCATCGCCTTTACCCTTGAATACCTTCTGCGCATCTGGCTGGTCCGTCGACCATGGAAGTATATTTTCAGTTTCTACGGCGTCGTTGACCTACTCTCCTGCGTTCCAGGCTACGTTTACCTGATTTCCGGAGCCAACAGTCATTTTGCGGTCATTCGCACGCTGCGCCTGTTAAGGATGTTTCGGGTCCTCAAAATGGTTGGCCACGTCCGTGGTGCCGACGTCATTCTTCGCGGCTTGGCTGCCTCACGCGCCAAAATCACGGTCTTTTTCACCGCCGTGCTTATTTTTGCCATCCTGGCGGGAACCGTGATGTACGTTGTCGAATCCGGCAAGGAGGGCTCCCAGTTCACCAGTATCCCAATCAGCATCTACTACGCCATCGTGTCCATCACGACCGTTGGCTACGGTGACGTCGTCGCCTGTTCAGCCCTGGGCAAATTGATCACCGCCCTGATGGTTCTGACCGGTTACGCCATCATTGCCGTGCCCACGGGCATCGTGGCCGGCGACATGGTCCGCGAAGCCATGTATAAGGACGAAACAACGGATGCCTGCCCCGGCTGCGGTGTTCATGGACACCTACGCGACGCCATTTACTGCCGTAAATGTGGCGAGCACCTCGATGCCTAG